Sequence from the Torulaspora globosa chromosome 4, complete sequence genome:
AGACGGCTTTCATGGCTTTCATCAGAGACACATTCCCCTTCAACGCGTTCTTGGCAGGCTTTATAGTATGCGTGGGCCAGTTTGTGCTGTTGATCAGTCTGAGGTTGCAGCTGGCTAGCCCATTCCCCGGGATTTCGAAGAACAAGGCGTTTGGCGAGTTTGTGTTGGCGAGCCTTATTCTGCACTTTATAAGCTTGCACTTTATAAACTAGCTAGAAGAGGTTCGCTTGCAGAGCAAACGGCAGGCGGTCATGAATAAAAGATATTTAGTAATGATACAAGTTCCTGACAATTGTTCCGACTCTAGCAGATGGTGCAGCAGCCACCGGATTTGGAAGGCGACTCCTTGGCGGAGCTGTCGACCTTTGAAGATTGCTGAGCTCTGCTTTGTTTCGCTTGCCTGCCAGCGGCTGCCACGTCGTCGCTCTGGCTCGCAACCCCGTCCTGCTGGCCGACAGCGACCTGATTCGTCTGGCTGGCCTTCGTTTGCGAGCCCTTGGTCTCCGCCTGGCTGGCCAAGCTGTGAACGTTGTTGGCACCGGAACTCACGGCCTCGTTGTTGTGAGAGTTGACCGTGCTACCTGGCCCGACGCCATTGGCAACGGCCTGGCCGTTGCGGGGGCTGGCGTTGCGCATTGCGTGTTTGTTGTACACGCCGCCCTCGTCTCTGACCAGCCGAACCAAAGTGTAAAAAGCCTCGTCGACGTTGATCGCCTGCTTGGCAGAAGTCTCCAGGAACGGAGCATTGATCTGCTTCGCCATATTCAGTCCATCCTCGTACGCAACTTGTCTCTCCTCTTCCAGATCAGACTTGTTACCAACAACCACCACAGGAACGTAGTCGACATCCTTGACTCTCTGAATCTGCTGGTAGTACGTCATCAACTCGTCAAACGACGTCCTCGAGGTCACCGAATACACCAACAGAAACCCTTCGCCGGTCCTCATGTACTGTTCTCTCATTGCGgaatattcttcttgacctGCAGTATCCAATATATCCAAGATGGTCACTTTATCATCGATCACAACCTGCTTCCTATACGAATCCTCTATCGTAGGATCATATTCATCAACAAAATGCGACTGAATCAGCTGGATGGTCAACGCCGACTTACCGACACCGCCTCCACCGACAACGACAAGCTTGTATTCTCTTATATTCGATTTGCTCAGGGACATAGCTGTCTGCTATCAACTAAACTCGCTGCCAACACAAGATGTCCGCCTTTAAAGCTTCACCTACGCTTTTCCAAGGAGACTACCTTTAACTATCCGTCTTTTGTATGGCTTATATACTGCTCTCGAGGGATCGAGGCCGCTAAAAAAATGTCAACGAAAAAAACACATAATAGACTATAAAACCCAGTATAAAAGCGCTGTTCTTGGtcaattcttcctcttcttgcagTCATCGCAGTACCATTTGCCCTTGGGGATGTGGTCCAGATGGATACACGGCAGGTGGAACCACTCGAGCTCGCAATTGGCGCCGTCGCAGCCGACCATCTCGCCGTAGGCGACCTGGTTGCAGTAGCAGTAGAGGATTTCGCCGTACTCGTTGGTCCTGAGCTTTGACGAGTCCGCGTCGTCCCTCGAGAGCGCCACTGTGCTCACGTTGGCCCTCCTCTTGCGCTTCTTGGTGTCTGCTGGGCCGCCGTTCGAGCTCATCGACGTGCCGCGTCTTTGCAGTTCGAAGTCGGAGAACGCAGCGTCGTCTGCTGCGTCGTTCGGCACTGCGACCTGTCTCTTGTTGGCGACCATCGCCTCTCGTCTGGACTCGCTTCGCAGCGCCTGCGAGCTCTTTGCGCCAGCGGGGCCGGCAACGCCGGCCCCGTTGGACTTGGCGTCGATCTTCTCCATGAGCTCGTGGTGCAAATGCATTGCCGGGTGGTTGTCTGCCCCGAGCCGCAGGCTGCTGGGTATCTCCTGGTTCCGTATTGCGATCTCGTACGCCAGCTCGAGCCTCGTCGTCAGTCTCTGCAGCGACTCCAGCATGATCGACGACACATGCATCTTCTCCTCCAGGGAGGGCATCAGCTCCTCAAACAGCGCGTTCATCTGGCCCAGCAGATCCTTCTTATCGACGCCACCGTTGCCCTCCACCGACGCAAACGCATCGATCTTGTCGTTCAGGCTCGGCGTCGAATGCACACACTTGGCATCTATTTCGTGCAGCAACGTCACGTATCTCGACGTCTCGAGGGGAAACTGCTCCAGCACGTCCACGATGTCGTTCAGTCCGGGGTACAGGTTGGCAGGGATGCTCATCGTGCTCTGTGTGGTTCCCTGGTCTTGCACCAGTCTGTCCTGCTTCTCCGATGCGCTTTCTACAGTCTCTTGAACCCGCCGCGCGAGGATACACTGCAAAACGGGCAACCAGCAGGCCAACCAGCGTCGCAACAGACCAGATTAGCTGGTCTAGTGCcctcaatcttcttcgccaacGGTTTCTGGTCTTATATCAGTCTTCACATGATCTGATGAGGAGTCTACCAGCCTGTAGTTCGTAATTTTCTCCACAAATTAGTATGGTTGTTTGGCCGAGCGGTCTAAGGCGCCTGATTCAAGAGTCGGTTCGATTCTTGTGTGCAGCAAAACTGTGCACCTCGGAATTCTCAGGTATCGTAAGATGCAAGAGTTCGAATCTCTTAGCAACCATATTTTTTTGCAACCTCTGAGGGAGATGACCCTGACCGTCTAATCACCGACGCTGATTAGCCCCGAAACAGTCGATGACCCCTGGCTACAGCCAGGTCATGCAAGCCAGCGTCACAGTCTTGTTGTGTCTCACAAGCAGCTCGATCAACGCAGCGTAGCACCGCGATCGTAACACAAGCTGGATGACTCGGACCAATGCTACGGAGTTGCAGTCATATATATAGCGGCGTGTATAGCTTCTGTGTTGGGGAGAAGTGGTGCTGTTTGATAGCAGTAAGAGAAAGGTGGTTCGGATATGTCTAGTGACACAAGCTTGTCAGAGTCTGCTCTGATTAAAGAGGAGGAAGGTAATTTGGAAACGCAAACAGGTGGTAGTGGTAGCGGTGGTAATGAGATTCGAGAGAATTTGAAGTCGCTAGTGGCTGGCG
This genomic interval carries:
- a CDS encoding Ras family protein (ancestral locus Anc_2.182), with amino-acid sequence MSLSKSNIREYKLVVVGGGGVGKSALTIQLIQSHFVDEYDPTIEDSYRKQVVIDDKVTILDILDTAGQEEYSAMREQYMRTGEGFLLVYSVTSRTSFDELMTYYQQIQRVKDVDYVPVVVVGNKSDLEEERQVAYEDGLNMAKQINAPFLETSAKQAINVDEAFYTLVRLVRDEGGVYNKHAMRNASPRNGQAVANGVGPGSTVNSHNNEAVSSGANNVHSLASQAETKGSQTKASQTNQVAVGQQDGVASQSDDVAAAGRQAKQSRAQQSSKVDSSAKESPSKSGGCCTIC
- the PHO23 gene encoding Pho23p (ancestral locus Anc_2.183) translates to MSIPANLYPGLNDIVDVLEQFPLETSRYVTLLHEIDAKCVHSTPSLNDKIDAFASVEGNGGVDKKDLLGQMNALFEELMPSLEEKMHVSSIMLESLQRLTTRLELAYEIAIRNQEIPSSLRLGADNHPAMHLHHELMEKIDAKSNGAGVAGPAGAKSSQALRSESRREAMVANKRQVAVPNDAADDAAFSDFELQRRGTSMSSNGGPADTKKRKRRANVSTVALSRDDADSSKLRTNEYGEILYCYCNQVAYGEMVGCDGANCELEWFHLPCIHLDHIPKGKWYCDDCKKRKN